Proteins found in one Nocardia brasiliensis ATCC 700358 genomic segment:
- a CDS encoding non-ribosomal peptide synthetase yields the protein MTISTFNDPAAGCHSLVLRLPGATDPARLLAEAVSDPVQVWQTSVPVGADEPQAADRRRAESLRPIHPDGPPLRAVTLRYADGTADLVLVAVRAEIPPAALRRIARLPLDGPGDDVAPRPAEARPGFRYNGEIAWGLGDPELRGVVGSAQIDLTALGGHAERLFLPAIALALSRYGGGNRAALGVLDLNDGAGEHIRVHPVDEPPEWSCAEFLRRFDQAPVTPQEPPAVGVVLSPAFAEDSYTACLTPIFPLTVQLDRGSSRAICRFDRGIVNAAVAQRFCAHAAHLAEQLAHGTPDRPLSGLELLPRNEQAELLRAGDAPAVRGRIDRTFEEMAAKQPDAVALLAGDEQLTYQQLNDRADAIAAGLCALDIAPGSLVGVCLERDAELVVTLLGVLKAGCAYVPMDPRYPVQRLRFTAENAGMPVIITSAPEFPRVPGTRLLTPSALTELGAGQTAADARSTTEGDDPAYVIYTSGSTGTPKGVVVPHRNVLALLQATAEDFALGWDDTWMLFHSSAFDFSVWEIWGCLLTGGRLVVVPYWTTRDTEEFYALLTEQRVTVLNQTPSAFAQLVHTDQRVRGDLALRLIIFGGEPLDVRMLAPWFARHPATDCRVVNMFGITETTVHVTAQTITPQHVVTGSRSVGRPLPGWSVSIRDAQGRVLPPGPPGEIYVGGAGVASHYLGRPELTAQRFILDELTGERIYRSGDQGRLHPDGSLDHLGRLDNQVKVRGHRIELDEIRTVLLGAPRVAAAAVVVNREQPDDPASSRIDAYVVLESAASTAQVLAHAGAMLPDYMMPATITEVAAIPLTINGKPDIAELPEPHIRSVGTPVAHEPGSGGIAEDILTIWSKQLNTEVGLQDNFFTLGGNSLLVVRVLTEMRERNLPKVSPKQFYGHSTAAEFVELVRQLSEADH from the coding sequence GTGACAATCTCGACCTTCAATGATCCTGCCGCCGGCTGCCACAGCCTCGTGCTGCGACTTCCCGGCGCCACCGATCCGGCGCGCCTGCTGGCCGAGGCCGTGTCCGATCCGGTCCAGGTCTGGCAGACCTCGGTGCCGGTCGGCGCAGACGAGCCGCAGGCCGCCGACCGCAGGCGCGCCGAATCCCTGCGACCGATTCACCCGGACGGACCGCCGTTACGAGCCGTAACCCTGCGATACGCCGACGGGACCGCGGACCTGGTGCTGGTGGCCGTCCGCGCGGAGATCCCACCGGCCGCGCTGCGGCGAATCGCCCGGCTGCCGCTGGACGGGCCCGGCGATGACGTCGCGCCCCGCCCCGCCGAAGCGCGGCCAGGCTTCCGGTACAACGGCGAAATCGCTTGGGGCTTAGGAGATCCGGAGCTGCGCGGGGTCGTCGGCAGTGCGCAGATCGATCTCACCGCCCTCGGCGGGCACGCCGAACGACTCTTCCTTCCCGCTATCGCCCTGGCCCTGAGCCGATACGGCGGCGGGAATCGAGCGGCGTTGGGCGTTCTCGACCTGAACGACGGTGCGGGCGAACATATTCGCGTGCACCCGGTCGACGAACCGCCGGAGTGGTCGTGCGCCGAATTCCTCCGCCGGTTCGACCAGGCGCCCGTCACGCCGCAGGAGCCGCCGGCCGTCGGCGTCGTCCTGAGCCCGGCCTTCGCGGAAGACAGCTATACGGCGTGCCTGACGCCGATCTTCCCGCTCACCGTCCAGCTGGATCGCGGCTCGTCGCGCGCGATCTGCCGGTTCGATCGGGGCATCGTGAATGCCGCTGTCGCGCAACGATTCTGTGCGCATGCGGCGCATCTGGCCGAACAGCTTGCGCACGGGACACCGGATCGGCCGCTGTCCGGGCTGGAGCTGTTGCCGCGCAACGAACAAGCGGAACTCCTACGCGCGGGCGACGCACCGGCCGTGCGCGGACGCATCGATCGCACCTTCGAGGAGATGGCGGCCAAACAACCGGACGCCGTGGCGTTGCTGGCCGGCGACGAGCAGCTGACCTACCAGCAGCTGAACGATCGGGCAGACGCGATCGCGGCGGGCCTGTGCGCGCTGGACATCGCACCGGGCAGCCTGGTCGGTGTCTGTCTGGAACGGGACGCCGAGCTGGTGGTCACCCTGCTCGGCGTGCTCAAGGCGGGTTGTGCGTATGTACCGATGGATCCGCGCTATCCGGTGCAGCGCCTGCGCTTCACCGCGGAGAACGCGGGGATGCCCGTCATCATCACGTCCGCACCGGAGTTCCCGCGGGTTCCCGGTACTCGGCTGCTGACTCCCTCCGCGTTGACGGAACTCGGCGCAGGTCAGACGGCAGCCGATGCCCGATCCACCACCGAGGGTGACGACCCCGCCTACGTGATCTACACCTCCGGATCCACCGGCACACCCAAGGGCGTGGTCGTGCCCCATCGCAACGTGCTGGCGCTGTTGCAGGCCACCGCCGAGGATTTCGCCCTCGGCTGGGATGACACCTGGATGCTGTTCCATTCCAGCGCCTTCGATTTCTCCGTGTGGGAGATCTGGGGTTGCCTGCTCACCGGCGGTCGCCTCGTCGTCGTGCCGTATTGGACCACCCGCGATACCGAAGAGTTCTACGCCCTGCTGACCGAGCAACGCGTCACGGTGCTGAACCAGACGCCGTCGGCGTTCGCCCAACTCGTGCACACCGATCAGCGTGTCCGCGGGGATCTGGCCCTTCGATTGATCATCTTCGGCGGCGAACCACTCGACGTGCGCATGCTGGCGCCCTGGTTCGCCCGGCACCCGGCCACCGATTGCCGGGTGGTCAACATGTTCGGCATCACCGAGACCACCGTGCACGTGACCGCGCAGACGATAACTCCGCAGCACGTCGTGACGGGCTCACGCTCGGTCGGCCGTCCGCTGCCGGGGTGGTCGGTGTCCATCCGGGATGCACAGGGACGGGTCCTGCCGCCCGGTCCGCCGGGTGAGATCTACGTAGGCGGTGCGGGAGTGGCCAGCCACTACCTCGGCCGGCCCGAGCTGACCGCGCAACGGTTCATCCTCGATGAGCTGACCGGAGAACGGATCTATCGCAGCGGCGACCAGGGGCGGCTGCACCCCGACGGCAGCCTCGACCACCTCGGCCGCCTGGACAACCAGGTCAAGGTGCGCGGGCACCGCATCGAACTGGATGAGATCCGCACGGTGCTGCTGGGTGCGCCCCGGGTGGCCGCCGCGGCCGTCGTGGTCAACCGGGAACAGCCGGATGATCCGGCGAGCAGCCGGATCGACGCCTATGTCGTCCTCGAGTCCGCCGCGAGCACCGCACAGGTGCTCGCGCATGCCGGAGCGATGTTGCCCGACTACATGATGCCCGCGACGATCACCGAGGTCGCCGCGATTCCGCTGACGATCAACGGCAAACCGGATATCGCCGAGCTGCCCGAACCACACATCAGATCGGTCGGCACACCCGTCGCGCACGAGCCCGGCTCCGGCGGAATCGCCGAGGACATCTTGACCATCTGGAGCAAGCAGCTGAACACCGAAGTGGGCCTGCAGGACAATTTCTTCACCCTGGGCGGGAACTCGTTGCTGGTCGTCCGGGTGCTCACCGAGATGCGGGAACGCAACCTGCCGAAGGTGTCACCGAAGCAGTTCTACGGCCATTCGACCGCGGCGGAGTTCGTCGAGCTGGTCCGGCAATTGAGCGAAGCCGACCATTGA
- a CDS encoding MFS transporter produces the protein MRTELEPDLETTDKRSFRYALLISLASGIGYLPFALTIPILPGHVTGRLHGGPAEVGAVIGAYAVASLLVRPVSGALMNRLGARALTIGGTVLTMLATVCYPLAGSITELICLRLLVGIGMGVMLAATGVWPVQLVAKDRQTWALGLSGTVVYVSIGLGAPLGTLLEHLVGTAATFVVAGLVTLLVIPIALYVPEVRVSAKKEKTGVEPGRALLGTVLPCVALIFSAFGFAAVSSFAVAKFNTLGITGGAAVLTAYSMTVVLLRTASTWVRWEATRPVALAGLFVVEAAGLALLGVSDGLVVGVIGGVLIGVGMWQIYPVLGVIVVRSVSERQRATALSTFGACFTVGVAAGSGSLGLVADAAGYQAMFLVCAACVGLGLSVAVTAARVARIS, from the coding sequence GTGCGGACCGAGTTGGAGCCTGACCTCGAGACCACCGACAAGCGATCTTTTCGCTACGCGCTGTTGATCTCGCTGGCGAGCGGGATCGGTTATCTGCCATTCGCTTTGACCATCCCGATCCTGCCCGGCCACGTCACCGGCCGGTTGCACGGCGGCCCGGCGGAGGTGGGCGCGGTCATCGGCGCTTACGCGGTGGCCTCGCTGCTGGTCCGCCCGGTATCGGGCGCGCTGATGAACCGGCTCGGCGCCCGCGCCCTGACCATCGGCGGAACGGTGCTGACCATGCTCGCCACCGTGTGCTATCCGCTCGCCGGATCGATCACCGAGCTGATCTGCCTGCGCCTGCTGGTGGGCATCGGGATGGGCGTGATGCTGGCCGCGACCGGGGTCTGGCCGGTGCAGTTGGTCGCCAAGGACCGACAGACCTGGGCGCTCGGTTTGAGCGGCACCGTCGTCTACGTGTCCATCGGTCTCGGCGCTCCGCTGGGTACCTTGCTCGAGCACCTGGTGGGCACGGCGGCGACGTTCGTGGTCGCCGGGCTGGTCACCCTGCTCGTCATCCCGATCGCCCTGTATGTACCCGAGGTGCGCGTCTCCGCGAAGAAGGAGAAGACGGGCGTCGAGCCGGGCCGGGCGCTGCTCGGCACCGTGCTGCCCTGCGTCGCGCTGATCTTCAGCGCGTTCGGTTTCGCGGCCGTCTCCAGCTTCGCGGTCGCAAAGTTCAACACCCTCGGTATCACCGGGGGAGCAGCCGTGCTCACCGCGTATTCGATGACCGTGGTGCTGTTGCGAACAGCGAGTACCTGGGTCCGCTGGGAGGCCACGCGACCGGTGGCGCTGGCCGGCCTGTTCGTCGTCGAGGCTGCGGGGCTCGCGCTGCTCGGCGTGTCGGATGGTCTCGTTGTCGGTGTGATCGGTGGTGTACTGATCGGTGTCGGAATGTGGCAGATCTATCCGGTGCTGGGGGTGATCGTGGTGCGTTCGGTGAGCGAACGGCAGCGCGCCACGGCGCTGTCGACCTTCGGGGCCTGCTTCACCGTGGGCGTCGCCGCGGGCAGCGGCTCCCTCGGTCTGGTTGCCGATGCCGCCGGATATCAGGCGATGTTCCTCGTCTGCGCAGCCTGTGTCGGTCTGGGGCTGTCGGTCGCGGTGACCGCGGCCCGAGTGGCCCGGATCAGCTGA
- a CDS encoding DUF305 domain-containing protein, with protein MSRRTYVAALCAAALLLLVIGASARPLFGATRTATAPVLTAAEIGFAQDMTVHHQQALLLAQRLDPAADQPVRRVAQEIEYSQRYEIGIMQGWLRLAQAAPTAREPMAWMASDMAGHGHHGSAATTSGTALPSIGAAMPGMAAPAELDRLSVARGLDGEILFLQLMLRHHQGGITMAQAIIEQTRTGAVLDVAREMLLTQRKEIGFLSALLVARNAEPLPFP; from the coding sequence ATGAGCAGGCGTACCTACGTTGCCGCATTGTGCGCCGCCGCGCTGCTGCTGCTGGTGATCGGTGCGAGTGCGCGGCCGCTGTTCGGGGCGACCCGAACAGCGACCGCGCCGGTATTGACCGCGGCCGAAATAGGTTTCGCGCAGGATATGACCGTGCACCACCAGCAGGCGTTGCTGCTGGCGCAACGGCTCGACCCGGCAGCAGATCAGCCGGTGCGGCGGGTGGCGCAAGAGATCGAATACTCGCAGCGCTATGAGATCGGCATCATGCAGGGCTGGCTGCGGCTGGCGCAGGCGGCGCCCACCGCGCGCGAACCGATGGCGTGGATGGCTTCGGATATGGCCGGGCACGGCCATCACGGCTCGGCCGCAACAACTTCCGGGACCGCGCTGCCGTCCATTGGCGCGGCGATGCCCGGCATGGCCGCGCCCGCCGAACTCGATCGCCTGTCCGTGGCCCGCGGACTCGACGGCGAAATCCTGTTCCTGCAACTGATGCTGCGCCACCACCAGGGCGGAATCACAATGGCGCAGGCCATCATCGAGCAGACCCGCACCGGGGCGGTGCTCGATGTGGCGCGGGAGATGCTGCTCACCCAGCGCAAGGAGATCGGGTTCCTCAGTGCCTTGCTGGTGGCCCGTAACGCGGAACCACTGCCGTTTCCCTGA
- a CDS encoding LVIVD repeat-containing protein, whose product MPHLSTILRRGAVSVVTVLFASMLVPGGASADLQSDLANDVREFFDVGRSSVPRADCGPGSMPEPGLQGDVPAADRNNGRSRQGYSCNMSLLGSPGEARGSGLVSASFENCIYSSTLFPGIVFGEPGLRVFDATDPARPVQTAVLAEPAMAWGTWESLKVNPKRKLLAATAVPTGMSAGYFSVYDISDCAHPRLLNPGVGTNLLQPMPFLSHEGGFSPDGNTYWATGVAPGLLTGIDISDPVNPRIISQNVTGLTAHGFGISDDGNRMYMSVAAGITTLDISEVQSRKRDPQVYHLGRLFWMDGQATQHSIPVTYGGKQHVFTIDEAGAGGVKLIDVSDDAEPRFVSKLKLEINLLEHQDSALASGMGGSGFGYNPHYCSADRSVDPTALACGWGQSGIRVFDVRDPANIRELGYLNPPARTWGQLGLPNSPHAWASLEGPPVVDPVAIGRAMVEGQFNPLEAISPRSLWLALGDLSADWCMSPPAFRGNQILVTCSDNGPMVMQFENGVYAAPDNQLSTVGS is encoded by the coding sequence ATGCCGCACCTATCGACAATTCTCCGGAGGGGGGCCGTCAGCGTGGTGACGGTGCTGTTCGCCTCGATGCTCGTTCCCGGCGGAGCTTCGGCGGATCTGCAATCGGACCTCGCCAACGACGTCCGGGAGTTCTTCGATGTCGGGCGGAGTTCGGTACCGCGGGCAGATTGCGGGCCGGGGTCCATGCCCGAGCCCGGACTGCAAGGTGATGTCCCGGCCGCGGATCGGAACAATGGTCGAAGCAGGCAGGGATACAGCTGCAACATGTCGTTGCTCGGCAGTCCTGGAGAAGCGCGGGGTTCCGGTCTCGTCTCGGCGAGTTTCGAGAATTGCATATACAGCAGCACCCTGTTTCCGGGCATCGTCTTCGGCGAACCGGGGCTGCGGGTATTCGATGCGACGGACCCGGCCCGACCGGTGCAGACCGCGGTGCTGGCCGAGCCTGCGATGGCTTGGGGTACCTGGGAAAGCTTGAAGGTCAATCCGAAGCGTAAGTTGCTCGCCGCCACCGCGGTGCCGACCGGTATGTCGGCGGGGTACTTCTCCGTCTATGACATCAGTGACTGCGCGCATCCGCGACTGTTGAATCCCGGAGTCGGGACCAATCTGCTGCAACCGATGCCCTTCCTGTCCCACGAGGGCGGCTTCTCCCCGGACGGAAACACCTATTGGGCAACGGGTGTCGCGCCGGGTTTGCTGACCGGCATCGATATTTCGGATCCGGTGAATCCACGGATCATCTCGCAGAATGTCACGGGCCTCACCGCGCACGGTTTCGGTATCAGCGACGACGGAAACCGGATGTACATGTCGGTCGCCGCGGGTATCACCACGTTGGACATCAGTGAGGTCCAGAGTCGTAAACGCGATCCGCAGGTATATCATCTCGGCCGGTTGTTCTGGATGGACGGCCAAGCCACACAACACAGCATTCCGGTGACCTACGGCGGAAAACAACATGTGTTCACCATCGATGAGGCCGGTGCCGGGGGAGTCAAACTGATCGATGTCTCCGACGATGCCGAGCCGCGGTTCGTGTCGAAGCTCAAACTGGAGATCAATCTGCTGGAGCACCAGGATTCCGCGTTGGCCTCCGGCATGGGCGGATCGGGGTTCGGCTACAACCCGCACTACTGCAGCGCGGACCGATCCGTCGATCCCACTGCGCTGGCGTGTGGTTGGGGCCAGTCCGGCATCCGCGTCTTCGATGTCAGGGACCCGGCGAACATCCGCGAACTGGGTTACCTGAATCCACCCGCCCGCACCTGGGGGCAACTGGGACTGCCGAATTCGCCGCACGCCTGGGCCTCGCTAGAAGGTCCGCCGGTGGTCGATCCGGTGGCGATCGGCCGCGCGATGGTGGAGGGACAATTCAATCCGCTAGAGGCGATCAGTCCACGGTCGCTGTGGCTCGCGCTCGGTGATCTCTCCGCGGACTGGTGTATGTCGCCACCGGCTTTCCGCGGCAACCAGATACTGGTGACCTGCTCGGACAACGGGCCGATGGTCATGCAATTCGAGAACGGCGTCTACGCCGCGCCCGACAACCAACTCTCCACGGTCGGCTCATGA
- a CDS encoding TetR/AcrR family transcriptional regulator, with translation MGRWVPDSQGRLIAAALELFVAHGFDQTTVADIAARAGVTQRTFYRQFTDKREVLFWGQERLTATLVAALDAVPENVTPLDAVVEAIAAAAEFFGDQTAGPRMRHQVITANTELRERELLKMAMLADALTQALGKRGVAPATAELAARTAVAVFEVAFTRWIQETPARQFAQVVDEVYLELQALTSTVDARSR, from the coding sequence ATGGGTCGATGGGTGCCGGATTCGCAGGGGCGGCTGATCGCCGCCGCGTTGGAGCTGTTCGTGGCACACGGCTTCGACCAGACGACTGTCGCCGATATCGCCGCGCGAGCCGGCGTGACGCAGCGGACGTTCTACCGGCAGTTCACCGATAAACGCGAGGTGCTGTTCTGGGGGCAGGAGCGTTTGACCGCGACGCTGGTCGCCGCGCTCGACGCCGTGCCCGAGAACGTCACGCCGCTGGATGCCGTGGTCGAGGCCATCGCGGCAGCCGCTGAGTTCTTCGGCGATCAGACCGCGGGCCCGCGGATGCGTCACCAGGTCATCACCGCGAATACCGAACTGCGCGAACGAGAACTGCTCAAGATGGCGATGCTGGCCGACGCCCTGACGCAGGCACTGGGCAAGCGGGGCGTCGCCCCGGCGACCGCCGAATTGGCCGCCCGGACAGCGGTCGCCGTCTTCGAGGTGGCCTTCACGCGATGGATCCAGGAAACGCCGGCACGGCAATTCGCGCAAGTCGTCGACGAGGTCTACCTCGAACTCCAGGCTCTGACATCGACCGTCGACGCTCGTTCTCGCTGA
- a CDS encoding SDR family oxidoreductase: MRVFITGASGWIGSALVTELIDHGHTVVGLARSTQSAESLTALGAEVVHGTIDDLDLIQATSAASDGVAHLAFKHDIAFTGEFAQAAAADRAVIDAVGAALAGSGKPFTLASGLLGVAPGTVATEHDGHEVSTVAPGHPAAMPMMRRANAEATLALASRGIRSSVVRLAPTVHGKGDRGFMASIAEIARDKGFSGFLGDGSNRWPAIHRSDAAALFRLALEQAPGGSTLHGCAEEGVPIRTVAEAFGSRLDVPVKEVAPDDAAAHFGWMAEFIGLNAAASNTRTRELLSWEPTGPRLIDDIDAGYYTMPR; encoded by the coding sequence ATGCGCGTCTTCATCACCGGAGCGTCCGGCTGGATCGGCTCTGCCCTGGTCACCGAACTCATCGACCACGGCCACACCGTTGTCGGCCTCGCCCGTTCAACGCAGTCGGCCGAGTCGCTGACCGCGCTCGGCGCCGAGGTCGTCCACGGCACCATCGACGACCTGGACCTCATACAGGCCACCTCCGCCGCCAGCGACGGCGTCGCCCACCTCGCGTTCAAACACGACATCGCTTTCACCGGCGAATTCGCCCAGGCCGCGGCCGCCGACCGCGCCGTCATCGATGCCGTCGGTGCGGCACTGGCGGGCTCGGGCAAGCCGTTCACTCTCGCTTCGGGCCTTTTGGGCGTGGCGCCAGGCACTGTGGCGACCGAGCATGACGGCCACGAGGTGAGCACCGTTGCACCCGGGCATCCCGCGGCCATGCCCATGATGCGCCGAGCCAACGCAGAGGCCACGCTGGCGCTGGCTTCGCGGGGAATCCGCTCATCCGTTGTGCGTCTCGCCCCGACCGTCCACGGGAAAGGAGACCGGGGATTCATGGCTTCGATCGCCGAAATCGCCCGTGACAAAGGATTTTCCGGCTTCCTCGGCGACGGCTCGAACCGCTGGCCCGCGATCCACCGCTCCGACGCCGCCGCCTTGTTCCGCCTCGCACTCGAGCAGGCCCCCGGCGGATCCACCCTGCACGGATGTGCCGAGGAAGGGGTTCCGATCCGAACCGTCGCCGAAGCATTCGGCAGTCGGCTCGATGTGCCGGTCAAGGAAGTGGCTCCCGACGACGCGGCGGCTCATTTCGGCTGGATGGCCGAATTCATCGGCCTGAATGCCGCGGCGTCGAACACTCGAACCCGGGAACTGCTGAGTTGGGAGCCGACCGGCCCTCGGCTCATCGATGACATCGATGCCGGCTACTACACCATGCCGAGGTGA
- a CDS encoding alpha/beta fold hydrolase, which produces MTAFAAPELEAEYFAAYDAVMSYWPVPAETVDLPGRYGTTRVTSAGPTTARSLVLLHGYSGTAGMWYPVVGSLAEQHHVYAVDTMGEPGRSRHTGAALTSMDDLVDWLAETFDLLGLPAADLCGQSLGGHLAFRFALAHPERVRRLVLLDPPLVFAGLSPEFEELGRNRDPHPTFEDARAMLAPGAPGSGPADVETYLDLLAHGAAHFPASPIVHPELPDGPPHLPVPTLVALAGASQVHDSAAAAEVARRAGAHTVILPGAGHGLLADVEPVRSLVLEHLRRTDSRT; this is translated from the coding sequence ATGACTGCGTTCGCCGCCCCTGAGCTGGAAGCAGAATATTTCGCGGCCTACGACGCGGTGATGTCGTATTGGCCGGTACCGGCCGAGACGGTAGACCTCCCGGGTCGGTACGGAACGACGCGAGTCACGTCCGCGGGTCCGACCACAGCGCGGTCGCTGGTCCTGCTCCACGGATACAGCGGGACAGCTGGAATGTGGTATCCGGTCGTCGGCTCGCTGGCCGAGCAGCATCACGTGTACGCCGTGGACACCATGGGCGAGCCGGGCCGTAGTCGACACACCGGCGCAGCCTTGACCAGCATGGACGATCTAGTGGACTGGCTCGCGGAAACGTTCGATCTGCTCGGGCTGCCCGCCGCCGACCTGTGCGGCCAGTCGCTCGGCGGGCACCTCGCGTTCCGGTTCGCGCTCGCCCACCCCGAGCGAGTGCGGCGGCTGGTCCTGCTCGATCCGCCGCTGGTCTTCGCTGGACTCAGTCCCGAGTTCGAGGAGTTGGGTCGCAACCGCGACCCGCACCCCACTTTCGAGGACGCCCGCGCGATGCTGGCACCGGGCGCCCCCGGCAGCGGGCCGGCGGATGTGGAGACATACCTCGACCTGCTCGCGCACGGAGCCGCACACTTCCCGGCCTCGCCGATCGTTCACCCCGAGCTGCCGGACGGGCCGCCACACCTGCCGGTCCCGACCCTCGTCGCCCTGGCCGGCGCGAGCCAGGTGCACGATTCGGCGGCGGCCGCGGAGGTCGCGCGCCGTGCCGGGGCGCACACGGTGATCCTCCCCGGTGCGGGGCACGGCCTCCTGGCCGACGTCGAACCCGTCCGCAGCCTCGTCCTCGAACACCTCCGGCGAACGGACTCGCGGACCTGA
- a CDS encoding alanine--tRNA ligase-related protein — protein MITTDQTVRTFLDFFRERGHELTPGGSLIPAPGDPVLFTTSGMHPLTPYLMGSPHPLGRRLTGLQRCLRTTDLEEVGDDTHLTVFEMLGSWSLGDYGGSQSLRWGFELLRDGFGIDPGRMHVTVFGGDEHVEPDHESWRTCDELGLPVEPTTDENWWSNGPTGLCGPDSEIFVWTGDEMPQGTPTSDDRWVEVWNHVMMRYVRHLDGSLESLRRPGIDTGLGLERLVRILRNTQSVFEIDVFLPWRTTLPRLWGPLDERSLRLLSDHLRSSIVVLGDRVTPSPSGRGHVLRRLIRRTLTTLWRDDPTRTLSDLPIELVEHTLGHFRQTTHPHDVRAILLDEERNFDRLLQRGRKILSRNRFTGRPLTDDDYRYLHDTHGLPRDLLVYLDTGADVS, from the coding sequence GTGATCACGACAGACCAGACTGTTCGAACCTTCCTCGACTTCTTCCGCGAACGCGGGCACGAACTCACGCCGGGCGGATCGCTCATTCCCGCGCCGGGGGATCCGGTGCTGTTCACCACCTCCGGGATGCACCCGTTGACCCCTTATCTCATGGGCAGTCCGCACCCGCTGGGCCGGCGGCTCACCGGGCTGCAACGCTGCCTGCGCACCACCGATCTCGAGGAGGTCGGCGACGACACCCACCTCACCGTGTTCGAGATGCTCGGGTCTTGGTCACTCGGCGACTACGGCGGATCGCAAAGCCTGCGTTGGGGATTCGAACTGCTGCGCGACGGTTTCGGCATCGATCCCGGCCGGATGCACGTCACGGTGTTCGGCGGTGACGAACACGTCGAGCCTGACCACGAGTCGTGGCGCACCTGTGATGAACTGGGCTTGCCGGTCGAACCGACCACCGACGAGAACTGGTGGTCCAACGGTCCGACCGGACTCTGCGGACCCGATTCCGAGATCTTCGTCTGGACGGGAGACGAAATGCCGCAGGGCACACCGACATCCGATGATCGGTGGGTGGAAGTGTGGAATCACGTCATGATGCGATACGTCCGGCACCTCGACGGCAGCCTCGAATCCTTGCGACGGCCTGGCATCGACACCGGGTTGGGTCTGGAACGATTGGTGCGCATCCTGCGAAACACGCAGTCCGTCTTCGAGATCGACGTCTTCCTGCCCTGGCGGACCACTCTGCCCCGACTCTGGGGCCCGCTGGACGAACGGTCGCTGCGATTGCTCTCGGATCATCTGCGATCCAGCATCGTCGTCCTCGGCGATCGGGTCACCCCATCCCCATCCGGCCGCGGTCACGTACTTCGCCGTTTGATCCGCCGCACCCTGACCACGCTATGGCGCGACGATCCGACCCGAACCCTGTCCGATCTGCCGATAGAGCTGGTCGAACACACCCTCGGGCACTTCCGGCAAACTACGCATCCCCACGATGTGCGCGCCATCCTCCTCGACGAGGAACGCAACTTCGACCGGCTGCTCCAGCGGGGACGAAAGATACTGTCCCGCAACCGTTTCACCGGGCGTCCCCTGACCGACGACGACTACCGCTATCTGCACGACACCCACGGCCTGCCCCGTGATCTGCTGGTGTACCTCGACACCGGAGCTGACGTCAGTTGA
- a CDS encoding TetR/AcrR family transcriptional regulator translates to MADVNRLQRTYRSPVREEAARRTRDIVVRAAMQVFAERGYAGATIDQIATCAGVSRPTVFAAGNKAQLFALARQYVDNDGDATEADSTMAQILTIDDPRRLLERFATHTAAIMRRARPLQGVLEQAAGTDPELAELLQSTQQQLLETAGSVVAAVAATRSLRRGISRRTATDVLWLQLQYTNYQRLVDERGWSHREFERWHATAMIATLLEPNHE, encoded by the coding sequence ATGGCAGACGTCAATCGCTTGCAGCGCACGTACCGCTCCCCGGTGCGCGAGGAGGCCGCGCGGCGCACCCGGGACATCGTGGTACGAGCCGCGATGCAGGTGTTCGCGGAACGCGGATACGCCGGCGCCACCATCGATCAGATAGCGACCTGCGCCGGCGTCTCCCGTCCGACGGTATTCGCCGCGGGCAACAAAGCCCAATTGTTCGCGCTCGCCCGACAATACGTAGACAACGACGGTGACGCCACCGAGGCCGATTCGACGATGGCGCAGATCCTCACGATCGACGACCCCCGCCGGCTGCTCGAGCGGTTCGCCACGCACACGGCCGCGATCATGCGGCGAGCGCGGCCGTTGCAGGGAGTACTGGAGCAGGCCGCGGGCACCGATCCCGAGCTGGCGGAACTTTTGCAATCGACGCAGCAGCAACTGCTCGAGACGGCCGGTAGCGTCGTGGCCGCCGTCGCGGCGACCCGATCGCTGCGCCGGGGGATCTCACGCCGCACGGCGACCGACGTGCTCTGGTTGCAGCTCCAGTACACGAACTATCAGCGCCTGGTCGACGAACGCGGCTGGAGCCACCGGGAATTCGAGCGGTGGCACGCCACGGCGATGATCGCCACCCTGCTCGAACCGAACCACGAATAG